The Chloroflexi bacterium ADurb.Bin180 genome segment ATCACGCGCAAGGGCTATAGCAACTTTTTCCGGGTCAATGCCACCGACGCCGCCCAGGCACCGGTCGATGCGCGGTTCCTGGTTGAGAAGCTTGGGGCCAGGCGCATTGTGGTCGTTCATGCGAACAACGAGTACGGGCGCGGTCTGCGCGACCAAATGCGGTCGGCCTTGAAGACACTGTCGCTGGAACCGTTGGCCGTGATCGAGATTCCCGAGGCCGCGACGAGCCAGAGCAAGGCCGTGGTGCAGATCAAGGAGCTCCAACCGGACGCCGTCTTTCTGGCGGGTTACGAGACCGAGGGCTATGTGCTTCTTCCGGAGCTCCGCGAGGCAGGCATAACGGCACCGTTTATGGCCAGTGATGGCTGCTTCCTGTATGAATTCATCGATGGAAGCGGTCCGGCAGCCGAGGGGGCCTATGTCAGTGGCATCACGCCTGACCCCAAGGTTGTAGCCGACAAGAAATGGTGGGTCGATTATCAGCAAATTGAGACACGCAACCCCGGCACATACAGTGTGGCTGGATACAGTGCTATGGACGTGATTGCGGCGGGAGTTCGCCAGGCCAACAGCTTTGATGCCAAGCTGGTAGAGAAGGCGCTGCGCAGTCTCAAGTTGCAGACTCTGGTAGGTAGTGTACAATTCGACTCATCTGGCGACCTAGAGGAGCAAAAGGTGTACGTGTTTCAGGTCAAGGACGGCGAGTTTGTGCAGCTACCAGCGGAGTAACACCAGCGCATGGAGCTGATCCTGGGGGCGAAGCATGACTCTGCTCCCTCAACAGGAGATGACGGCTTGGACGGTCCCCGAATTGCGATCCGAATAGGTCCCCTGGCCATTGCGTGGTATGGTATCATCATTGTTGGTGCGGC includes the following:
- the braC_1 gene encoding Leucine-, isoleucine-, valine-, threonine-, and alanine-binding protein precursor yields the protein MFKRNRYAICVVVVLSLVLMTQTGCGRSRLKGEVFVYVAAPLSGWQADGGQTVVGGVRLMADRINRAGGLLGYHVNVVALDDEADSDVAVSVAEQIKAALQEGKKVIGVVGHYNSGQTLAAMEVYKDLPLIIVTPTASDVSITRKGYSNFFRVNATDAAQAPVDARFLVEKLGARRIVVVHANNEYGRGLRDQMRSALKTLSLEPLAVIEIPEAATSQSKAVVQIKELQPDAVFLAGYETEGYVLLPELREAGITAPFMASDGCFLYEFIDGSGPAAEGAYVSGITPDPKVVADKKWWVDYQQIETRNPGTYSVAGYSAMDVIAAGVRQANSFDAKLVEKALRSLKLQTLVGSVQFDSSGDLEEQKVYVFQVKDGEFVQLPAE